The following coding sequences are from one Lysinibacillus sp. FSL W8-0992 window:
- the cbiB gene encoding adenosylcobinamide-phosphate synthase CbiB has product MISLVIACIIGILFDLVVGDPPKMPHPVRWIGKLIQAQTALWNKGNMRKVRGMVMALAVVGTTMFVVTVILILSYQVSIVFGILVEGLLIGIGLAQRSLKEAALAVYEPLVKGDFAQARVKLSWIVGRDTEQLDEDEIVRGVVETVSENTSDGVTAPLFYAFLFGAIGLWGYKAVNTLDSMIGYKNEKYKDFGMFAAKLDDVLNFIPSRLTGLLMVLGTKNETSVTLGKRLRRWAQDAKKHPSPNSGYLEAATAVQLGVQLGGKNTYQGIASYRATMGEKLVPLTKEHIATSIIHMRVATLLFTLVMLAMEVLIFAIT; this is encoded by the coding sequence ATGATTTCACTAGTAATCGCCTGTATTATTGGCATACTATTTGATTTAGTTGTCGGGGACCCTCCAAAAATGCCACATCCTGTACGCTGGATAGGTAAGCTTATTCAAGCGCAAACCGCATTGTGGAATAAGGGCAATATGCGAAAGGTACGTGGCATGGTCATGGCGCTTGCTGTAGTAGGTACGACGATGTTTGTAGTCACAGTTATTTTAATACTCAGCTATCAAGTGAGCATAGTGTTTGGTATTCTAGTAGAGGGATTATTAATAGGTATTGGTTTGGCTCAACGCAGCTTAAAGGAAGCCGCATTAGCTGTTTATGAACCGCTCGTAAAGGGAGATTTTGCACAAGCACGTGTGAAGTTATCGTGGATTGTCGGACGAGATACCGAGCAACTTGATGAGGATGAAATTGTTCGTGGCGTTGTAGAAACCGTGTCTGAAAATACAAGTGATGGCGTAACTGCGCCGCTCTTTTATGCATTTTTATTTGGTGCCATTGGCTTATGGGGGTATAAGGCGGTAAATACACTGGACTCGATGATTGGCTATAAAAATGAAAAATACAAAGATTTTGGTATGTTTGCAGCAAAGCTTGATGATGTATTGAATTTTATTCCAAGTCGTTTAACAGGATTATTGATGGTACTTGGAACAAAAAATGAAACATCTGTAACGCTTGGCAAACGATTAAGACGTTGGGCACAGGATGCAAAAAAACATCCAAGTCCAAACAGTGGTTATTTGGAAGCAGCAACAGCGGTACAGCTAGGGGTTCAACTAGGTGGAAAAAATACATATCAAGGAATTGCATCATACAGAGCGACAATGGGTGAAAAATTAGTACCGTTAACGAAGGAGCATATTGCAACTTCTATTATTCATATGCGTGTAGCTACATTGCTCTTTACGCTCGTTATGTTAGCAATGGAGGTGTTAATTTTTGCAATTACCTAA
- a CDS encoding histidine phosphatase family protein has protein sequence MGDIVTVRLMRHAPTKENLEKRYIGWTDSPLANAAALPILNEAIKKVYGSDLRRCQETASRYFPHASYIADARFRESNFGDFECKTYDELKSDIRYCTWLDDPTSISPPNGEHFDLFCDRVIAGFLALPKDERDYYLVVHGGVVRALLVAFAPQQKSFWSYQVPHDRVFTLTFSKAAWKEGARCMSLSEGPITEKPPM, from the coding sequence ATGGGTGACATTGTTACTGTTCGCTTAATGAGGCATGCACCAACTAAAGAAAACTTGGAAAAGCGTTATATTGGCTGGACAGATTCTCCATTAGCAAATGCTGCAGCGCTTCCTATACTTAATGAAGCTATAAAAAAGGTATATGGCAGTGATTTGCGTCGGTGTCAAGAAACGGCTTCTCGTTATTTTCCACATGCTAGCTATATTGCAGATGCAAGATTTCGGGAGTCAAATTTTGGTGATTTTGAATGTAAAACATATGATGAATTAAAGTCGGACATACGTTACTGTACGTGGCTAGATGATCCGACTAGTATATCACCACCAAACGGAGAACATTTTGATTTGTTTTGTGATCGGGTGATTGCTGGATTTTTAGCATTGCCAAAAGATGAACGCGATTACTATCTCGTCGTGCACGGTGGGGTTGTACGAGCGTTACTTGTAGCATTTGCGCCACAGCAAAAGTCTTTTTGGTCGTATCAAGTTCCACATGATCGGGTATTTACGTTAACATTTTCCAAAGCGGCTTGGAAGGAGGGAGCAAGATGCATGTCTTTATCGGAGGGGCCTATAACGGAAAAACCGCCTATGTGA
- the cobS gene encoding adenosylcobinamide-GDP ribazoletransferase, whose amino-acid sequence MKTIWHSILLAFQFFTVLPVHKEIPLSKKTITGMFSFLPWIGALMGAVVAATIFSLTEWTSSSDVLLTFLIVGLFAFFTGGLHLDGFIDMGDAYFSYRDREKRLEILDDPRVGAFGVLSVLFLVLGKFVVLHELFVQNKLSLWMLVFIPLLTRVGMSFYFLSLKCSKEKGLAYFFKTQLNHRVLASLMIMTLVFASCCVFFVVGFSSLPFVLIAVIVTAFLLFRQFTVRNFGGVSGDLLGASIEGMEVVLWVTLLLFA is encoded by the coding sequence ATGAAAACTATTTGGCATAGCATATTGCTCGCATTTCAATTTTTTACGGTTTTGCCTGTACATAAAGAGATTCCTCTATCTAAAAAAACAATTACGGGAATGTTCTCCTTTTTACCATGGATTGGTGCGCTTATGGGAGCTGTCGTTGCAGCGACAATCTTTAGTTTAACAGAATGGACATCTAGTAGTGATGTTCTATTAACATTTTTGATTGTCGGACTGTTTGCGTTTTTTACAGGGGGCTTGCATTTAGACGGCTTTATCGATATGGGTGATGCCTACTTTTCGTATCGAGATCGTGAAAAGCGTCTTGAAATTTTGGATGACCCACGGGTAGGCGCATTCGGTGTTTTGTCTGTCTTATTTCTAGTGTTAGGAAAATTCGTTGTCCTTCATGAGCTTTTTGTACAGAACAAACTATCATTGTGGATGCTCGTTTTTATACCTTTATTGACACGTGTGGGGATGAGCTTCTATTTTCTATCTTTAAAGTGCTCAAAGGAAAAAGGTTTAGCCTATTTTTTTAAAACACAACTGAACCATCGTGTATTGGCCAGTTTAATGATAATGACGCTTGTATTTGCAAGTTGTTGCGTATTTTTTGTAGTAGGCTTTTCAAGTTTACCATTCGTGCTTATTGCTGTTATTGTCACTGCCTTTTTATTGTTTCGTCAATTTACAGTGCGCAATTTTGGCGGTGTATCAGGTGACTTGCTTGGAGCATCAATTGAAGGAATGGAGGTTGTGCTATGGGTGACATTGTTACTGTTCGCTTAA
- a CDS encoding histidine phosphatase family protein has translation MTTFYLVRHGETVWNKEHRLQGWLDSPLSEMGILHAQKLAEQLKDIPFAVAYSSTSDRAKETARYLTAGRTLAIHYEDDLREIFLGNWQGQTIEDIMETNRFDYELYKNYPAQFVATHTESFGAVTERAMYTLKNIAKIYPHEHILIVSHAVTIKCIINAILGRGIDQLWSAPYIEGTSVTIVDRLEESWHIKVIGSTQHLQ, from the coding sequence GTGACGACTTTTTATCTAGTTCGACATGGGGAAACAGTATGGAATAAAGAGCATCGATTACAAGGGTGGTTAGACTCACCTTTGTCAGAAATGGGCATTTTGCATGCCCAAAAACTTGCAGAACAATTAAAAGATATTCCGTTTGCAGTTGCGTATAGTAGTACCAGTGACCGTGCGAAAGAAACAGCGCGCTATTTAACTGCTGGTCGGACGCTTGCGATTCACTACGAGGACGACTTACGTGAGATTTTTTTAGGAAATTGGCAAGGGCAAACTATTGAGGATATTATGGAAACAAATCGATTTGACTATGAGCTGTATAAGAATTATCCAGCACAATTCGTCGCGACGCATACTGAAAGTTTTGGTGCAGTGACAGAACGCGCCATGTATACGTTAAAAAATATTGCGAAAATCTATCCACATGAACATATTTTAATTGTGTCACATGCTGTTACGATTAAATGCATTATAAATGCAATATTAGGTCGTGGCATTGATCAGCTATGGTCTGCACCATACATCGAAGGAACTAGTGTAACGATTGTAGACCGATTAGAAGAAAGTTGGCATATCAAGGTAATTGGTAGTACACAACATTTACAATAG
- a CDS encoding aspartate kinase, with the protein MIVCKFGGTSVASAEQIQKVANIVKSNPARKIVAVSAPGKRSGDDIKVTDLLIDLANAALKNENTEEKLQTVVNRFKSIADGLQLDNTICDVIAEDLRERVLGDVSNEELFIDSLKAAGEDNNAKLIAAYFNSIGMPARYVSPKEGLVVNDLPERTFALPEAYSNLAPLKDTKEVIVFPGFFGYTKAGILRTFDRGGSDITGSILAAAIEAELYENFTDVDCVFSANPKVVNDPVEIKEITYREMRELSYAGFSVFHDEALMPVYKIGVPVNIKNTNNPSAPGTRIVPSRPATGRPVTGISADSGFSTLYVSKYLMNREVGFGRKLLQILEDENISYEHTPSGLDDISVIMRSNQLTPENEARILTRVKNELQADDVQMRHGFSMIVIVGEGMRNNTGLAARAATAISKTGANIEMINQGSSEVSLVFGVLQEYENRILQALYGEFFAQVQA; encoded by the coding sequence ATGATCGTATGTAAATTTGGTGGAACATCTGTAGCAAGTGCAGAACAAATTCAAAAAGTAGCAAACATTGTAAAATCTAATCCGGCGCGCAAAATCGTAGCCGTTTCAGCACCGGGAAAACGTTCTGGTGATGATATAAAAGTAACTGATTTATTAATTGATTTAGCGAATGCGGCATTGAAAAATGAAAATACAGAAGAAAAATTACAGACAGTAGTGAACCGTTTCAAGTCAATAGCAGATGGTTTACAGCTGGATAATACTATTTGTGACGTAATTGCTGAAGACCTACGTGAACGTGTGCTTGGTGATGTTTCGAACGAAGAATTATTTATTGATAGCTTAAAAGCAGCTGGAGAAGATAACAACGCCAAGCTTATCGCTGCATATTTTAACTCTATCGGTATGCCCGCACGTTATGTAAGTCCAAAAGAAGGTTTGGTTGTCAATGATCTACCTGAGCGTACGTTCGCATTACCTGAAGCATATTCAAATTTAGCGCCTTTAAAAGATACAAAAGAAGTTATTGTTTTCCCGGGTTTCTTCGGTTACACTAAAGCGGGCATATTGCGTACGTTTGATCGCGGTGGCTCGGATATTACAGGCTCTATTTTAGCAGCAGCTATTGAAGCGGAGCTTTATGAAAACTTTACGGATGTGGATTGTGTATTTTCCGCGAATCCGAAAGTCGTGAATGATCCAGTTGAAATTAAAGAAATTACGTATCGCGAAATGCGCGAATTATCCTATGCAGGTTTTTCTGTTTTCCATGATGAAGCATTAATGCCTGTTTATAAGATTGGGGTGCCAGTTAACATAAAAAATACAAATAATCCATCAGCCCCAGGTACTCGAATTGTACCGAGTCGTCCAGCTACAGGTCGCCCGGTAACAGGTATCTCGGCAGACAGTGGCTTTTCAACGTTATATGTGTCAAAATATTTAATGAACCGTGAAGTAGGGTTCGGTCGTAAACTTCTACAAATTTTAGAAGATGAGAATATTTCTTATGAGCATACTCCATCTGGTTTAGATGATATTTCTGTTATTATGCGATCTAATCAACTAACACCAGAAAATGAAGCGCGTATATTGACGCGTGTAAAAAATGAATTGCAAGCAGATGATGTCCAAATGCGTCATGGTTTCTCAATGATTGTTATTGTTGGGGAAGGTATGCGTAATAATACAGGTCTTGCGGCACGTGCAGCAACAGCGATTTCAAAAACTGGAGCAAATATTGAAATGATAAACCAAGGTTCGTCTGAAGTAAGTCTTGTATTCGGTGTACTACAAGAATATGAAAACCGAATTTTACAAGCATTATATGGAGAATTTTTTGCACAAGTGCAAGCATGA
- the topB gene encoding type IA DNA topoisomerase produces MGKIAILAEKPSQARAYADAFKIKHKEKTFIELEPCATFPDGAVISWGIGHLVELKEPKEYKKEWEKWSLDSLPIILEKYEDKVVSNMDTQFNAIKKIFHDPQVTMIYNGCDAEREGSNIFYSIYKMTKVKKPVKRLWINSLEVDEIRKGFQNMQTNERDMLMYQEAKTRQISDWLVGMNCSRLYTLLLQKKGFKGSISIGRVQSPTVYLIYKRLQEIENFKPENFYEIEGLFKAQNGMYKGKAKIKSKVREEVEQLLMQHGIQPIDSGQIANVSNKTKRIQPPKLHALSTLQATANKRWKYSPAHVLKLTQSLYEKKLVSYPRTDSQLITHNEYDYLKDSLQKYQQLIQQSFAPVVRAQNKRYVDSSNVGEHYAIIPTKKVPTEKALQSMAVDERNIYFEILNTTLAMFHQDYEYDEKTILTTVKNLEFKSVGKTELVRGWKALFTADKEPQNRDEVLPVVTQGEIVQSKVEIIEGTTTPPKPYTEGQLITMMKTCGKSVEDETEIEILNSVEGIGTEATRSGIIETIKKHGFIEVRKNIVSITPKGKLLCRAIEGTLLSSPSMTAKWEIYLKKIGRGEGSAKHFIDNIGKFIQQLIGEVPNKINTLTIEAEQFTNPVAKDIVTCPTCKVGKISLRKKFYGCSEYKSGCKQTFPERLLGKKLTEKNIRDLCTSGQTTEIKGFKAKSGKQFSAALRFVEGKIEFEFKTNK; encoded by the coding sequence ATGGGTAAAATTGCTATTTTAGCTGAAAAACCATCGCAGGCAAGAGCTTATGCTGATGCATTTAAAATTAAACATAAAGAGAAAACGTTTATAGAGTTAGAGCCATGTGCTACATTTCCAGATGGAGCAGTTATTAGTTGGGGGATTGGTCATCTCGTCGAATTAAAGGAACCTAAGGAATATAAAAAGGAATGGGAGAAGTGGTCATTAGATTCACTGCCGATTATCCTAGAAAAATATGAAGATAAAGTTGTTAGTAATATGGACACACAGTTTAATGCAATTAAAAAAATATTCCACGATCCACAAGTGACAATGATTTATAATGGGTGTGATGCGGAGCGTGAAGGATCCAATATTTTTTATTCCATTTATAAAATGACGAAAGTAAAAAAGCCTGTAAAACGTTTATGGATTAACTCTTTAGAGGTCGATGAGATTCGAAAAGGCTTCCAAAATATGCAAACAAACGAACGGGATATGCTAATGTATCAAGAAGCAAAAACACGTCAAATTAGTGACTGGCTTGTTGGTATGAACTGTAGTCGTTTATATACACTACTTCTTCAAAAGAAGGGCTTTAAAGGTAGCATATCAATTGGGCGTGTACAATCACCTACAGTTTATTTGATTTATAAAAGATTACAAGAAATTGAGAATTTTAAACCTGAGAACTTTTATGAAATTGAGGGTCTATTTAAAGCCCAAAATGGTATGTATAAAGGCAAAGCGAAAATTAAATCAAAAGTTAGAGAAGAAGTAGAGCAATTGTTGATGCAGCACGGTATTCAGCCAATTGATAGTGGTCAAATTGCAAATGTCTCGAATAAGACGAAGCGAATCCAGCCACCAAAATTGCATGCGTTATCAACGTTGCAAGCAACAGCAAATAAACGCTGGAAATATAGTCCAGCACATGTGTTGAAGCTTACGCAGTCATTGTATGAGAAAAAGCTAGTGTCTTATCCTCGTACAGATTCCCAGCTTATTACGCACAATGAATACGATTATTTAAAAGATTCGTTGCAAAAATACCAACAACTCATTCAACAGTCATTCGCACCTGTTGTAAGAGCCCAAAATAAACGTTATGTTGACAGTTCAAATGTAGGTGAACACTATGCCATTATTCCAACGAAAAAGGTACCAACAGAAAAAGCGTTGCAATCGATGGCTGTAGATGAAAGAAATATTTATTTTGAAATATTAAATACAACACTTGCAATGTTTCATCAAGATTATGAATATGATGAAAAAACAATTTTAACAACTGTGAAAAATTTAGAATTTAAATCGGTGGGGAAAACAGAGCTTGTGAGGGGTTGGAAAGCGCTTTTCACTGCTGATAAGGAGCCGCAAAATCGCGATGAGGTATTACCTGTTGTGACACAAGGCGAAATTGTACAAAGCAAGGTCGAAATTATAGAAGGCACGACAACTCCACCAAAGCCCTATACGGAAGGGCAGTTAATCACCATGATGAAAACATGTGGTAAATCGGTTGAAGATGAGACAGAAATTGAAATTTTAAATTCTGTTGAAGGTATTGGAACAGAGGCAACTCGAAGTGGCATTATTGAGACGATTAAAAAGCATGGATTTATTGAAGTAAGGAAAAATATTGTAAGCATCACACCTAAAGGAAAACTACTGTGCAGAGCGATTGAAGGAACATTGCTTTCTAGTCCTTCTATGACAGCTAAATGGGAGATTTATTTAAAAAAAATAGGGCGTGGGGAAGGATCAGCAAAACATTTTATCGATAATATTGGCAAATTTATTCAGCAGCTAATCGGTGAAGTGCCAAATAAAATTAACACGTTAACGATTGAAGCTGAGCAGTTTACAAACCCTGTTGCAAAAGATATCGTAACGTGTCCAACATGCAAAGTCGGTAAAATCAGCTTACGTAAGAAATTTTATGGCTGCTCAGAGTATAAAAGTGGCTGTAAACAAACTTTTCCAGAAAGATTATTAGGGAAAAAGCTTACGGAGAAAAATATTAGAGATTTATGTACTAGTGGTCAAACGACAGAGATTAAAGGATTTAAAGCTAAAAGTGGAAAACAGTTCAGTGCCGCACTTCGTTTCGTCGAAGGCAAAATTGAGTTTGAATTTAAGACAAATAAATAA
- a CDS encoding class I SAM-dependent methyltransferase: MKNNESSLTSLVSAFSRAYHVKEDRPIIFNDYIAQDFLLPEEFQAISTNMANGIAYFSSNMAEKLKNQQDAILKWVTQIQLSPTPLARAAYAENVVLHECQLGAEQYVILGAGLDTFAWRHDSLTNVTIFEVDHPSTQRFKIERLQQAGHTIPPLLNFVAMDFMKELSLEELVAAGFDSSKKTVFSLLGVTYYLTKDVFQQLLSLFFKNLPKGSSIIFDFADERLFTEAGIFNRVQNMIQMAKASGEQMKYATSIVDLEILLSKEQLLVYEHLSPQEIQNQYFANRDDHLQAFETIHYIHAVKN, translated from the coding sequence GTGAAAAATAATGAATCAAGTCTAACTTCTCTTGTTTCTGCATTTAGCCGAGCGTATCACGTGAAAGAAGATCGTCCAATTATTTTCAATGATTATATCGCGCAAGATTTCCTATTACCAGAAGAATTTCAAGCAATATCAACAAATATGGCTAATGGCATTGCTTATTTTAGTTCAAATATGGCTGAAAAGCTAAAAAATCAACAAGATGCAATATTAAAGTGGGTTACACAAATTCAACTCTCACCAACGCCACTTGCGAGAGCCGCATATGCAGAAAATGTTGTATTGCATGAATGCCAACTTGGTGCGGAGCAATATGTCATTTTAGGTGCAGGTTTAGATACGTTTGCTTGGCGTCACGACTCATTGACCAACGTTACTATATTTGAAGTGGATCACCCATCTACTCAACGATTTAAAATAGAACGTTTACAGCAAGCAGGTCATACAATTCCGCCACTTTTAAATTTTGTAGCAATGGATTTCATGAAGGAGCTTTCATTAGAAGAGTTAGTTGCAGCAGGATTTGATTCATCGAAGAAAACGGTATTTAGTTTGCTTGGTGTCACGTATTATTTAACAAAAGATGTGTTCCAGCAATTGTTAAGCTTGTTTTTTAAAAACTTGCCTAAAGGTAGTTCGATTATATTTGATTTTGCCGATGAGCGATTGTTTACAGAGGCTGGCATTTTCAATCGTGTACAAAACATGATACAAATGGCTAAAGCATCTGGAGAACAAATGAAATACGCAACTTCCATAGTAGATTTAGAAATATTACTTTCGAAAGAACAATTGTTAGTTTATGAACACTTATCACCTCAAGAAATTCAAAATCAGTATTTTGCTAATCGAGATGATCATTTACAAGCGTTTGAAACGATTCACTATATACATGCAGTAAAAAACTAA
- a CDS encoding bifunctional adenosylcobinamide kinase/adenosylcobinamide-phosphate guanylyltransferase: MHVFIGGAYNGKTAYVTQLLEEQEVALMNGVIPEVAPACDALIIKNLEHWLVKQNLEEDEVIVKNIMAKLKILEESCQLYIIVTDMGRGVVPMEKQSRLLRDTCGRLYQALFAEAKQVDRIWYGIAERIK; encoded by the coding sequence ATGCATGTCTTTATCGGAGGGGCCTATAACGGAAAAACCGCCTATGTGACTCAATTGCTTGAGGAGCAGGAAGTGGCGTTGATGAATGGGGTTATTCCAGAGGTTGCACCGGCATGTGATGCGTTAATTATTAAAAATCTTGAACACTGGCTGGTAAAGCAAAATCTTGAGGAAGATGAAGTGATTGTCAAAAATATTATGGCGAAGCTTAAAATTCTTGAAGAAAGCTGTCAGTTATATATTATTGTAACCGATATGGGACGTGGTGTAGTGCCAATGGAAAAACAGTCACGGCTATTGCGTGACACTTGTGGTCGTTTGTATCAGGCGTTATTTGCAGAAGCAAAACAAGTTGACCGCATTTGGTATGGCATTGCAGAACGTATAAAATAA
- a CDS encoding adenosylcobinamide amidohydrolase encodes MTIVRKDNIKIMDQYVAIQTATPMKVVSSAMHNPGFGFYTHLLNRSVPITYDERKPHQELQSFLQLEGYPITNTVAMMTAVNARFATIREFTYEGIHLVVMITAGLGNAVDITRAFHRQEQYHAGTINTWVLINGKLSDEALFQAMISTTEAKVKALIDENITDPTTGTQATGTSTDSLLIASTEEGDFHQYAGPITMLGKIIGHGVYETMREAIQKYKKEKEANPL; translated from the coding sequence ATGACGATAGTACGTAAAGACAATATTAAAATAATGGATCAGTATGTTGCAATTCAAACAGCAACACCGATGAAAGTCGTATCCTCTGCAATGCATAATCCAGGCTTTGGCTTTTATACGCATCTGCTAAATCGCTCAGTGCCGATAACTTACGATGAACGAAAACCACATCAAGAGTTACAAAGCTTTTTGCAATTAGAGGGCTATCCTATTACCAATACCGTTGCGATGATGACAGCAGTTAATGCACGTTTTGCGACGATACGAGAATTTACATATGAGGGTATTCATCTTGTCGTGATGATTACAGCGGGACTAGGAAATGCAGTCGATATTACGCGTGCATTTCATCGACAAGAGCAGTATCACGCAGGAACCATTAATACTTGGGTACTGATTAATGGAAAACTATCAGATGAGGCATTGTTTCAAGCGATGATTTCAACAACAGAGGCAAAAGTTAAGGCACTTATAGATGAAAATATTACGGACCCTACAACGGGTACGCAAGCAACTGGTACGTCAACTGATAGCTTGCTAATTGCGTCTACAGAAGAGGGCGATTTCCATCAATATGCTGGCCCTATTACAATGTTAGGGAAAATTATTGGCCATGGTGTTTATGAAACGATGCGAGAGGCCATTCAAAAATATAAAAAAGAGAAGGAGGCGAATCCTCTATGA
- a CDS encoding bifunctional adenosylcobinamide kinase/adenosylcobinamide-phosphate guanylyltransferase — protein MPLIFISGGVRSGKSHFAEKAAVLHYQNNYLLNKRLIYIASGVAMDIEMEKRIARHQSDRLKQAIAWHTIEAPYEIQNVFNNLVDGDVVLWDCVTTWLTNAFYEGFDRGTPCVEKPGCLEEKLRIMKSSVQTLLDKRVTLFVVSNELFDEPPYVNEEVELYRQMLGSLHQWFVSVAHEAYEINYGIVKKWK, from the coding sequence GTGCCGTTAATTTTTATTTCAGGTGGTGTCCGCAGTGGTAAGTCTCACTTTGCCGAAAAAGCAGCTGTTTTACACTACCAAAATAATTATTTATTGAATAAACGACTTATTTATATAGCTTCTGGTGTTGCAATGGACATTGAAATGGAAAAACGGATAGCTCGACACCAGTCTGATCGACTAAAACAAGCGATTGCGTGGCATACGATTGAAGCCCCATATGAAATACAGAATGTTTTCAATAATTTAGTTGATGGCGATGTCGTACTTTGGGACTGTGTAACGACTTGGCTGACAAATGCCTTTTATGAGGGGTTTGATCGTGGCACACCTTGTGTGGAAAAGCCAGGTTGTTTAGAAGAAAAGCTGAGAATTATGAAAAGTTCAGTGCAAACGTTACTTGACAAAAGGGTGACGCTTTTTGTCGTTTCCAATGAACTTTTTGATGAGCCTCCATATGTTAATGAAGAGGTCGAATTGTACCGACAAATGCTCGGTAGCTTACATCAATGGTTCGTTTCTGTCGCACATGAGGCATATGAGATAAATTATGGTATCGTAAAGAAATGGAAATAA
- a CDS encoding pyridoxal phosphate-dependent aminotransferase, with translation MQLPNHGANPQNVYQQLGLTMPTEVYDFSENVNAAGPPTFVEARWRTFYPLIQRYPDPDGEPFLTKVAQFHHIEKDSIVLGNGASELFSVLARRYANKRVLVVHPTFSEYERTLKAAGADVVSIVVEDFVQYTLPMELLYQEMVTADALYICTPNNPTGVLPKKEELLRLIAYGAEVDCELVFDEAFIDWVSETHSLIDYVANNAHVIVVRSMTKMYAIPGLRLGYLIANKTIIYELKAMLSHWNLNAFALVIGAGCLDEHEYCQQAINYATKQREWLQQFLTENGCLVTNSVTNYVCFSLPKNMQADTFFSYCLAEGVVLRHTKNFMGLNGAWFRIGIKDVTAMTYLQNCLQAWFNANKG, from the coding sequence TTGCAATTACCTAATCATGGAGCAAATCCGCAAAATGTCTATCAACAGCTCGGGCTAACTATGCCTACAGAAGTTTATGATTTTAGTGAAAACGTAAATGCTGCAGGGCCGCCTACATTTGTTGAGGCACGTTGGCGCACATTTTATCCATTAATTCAGCGTTATCCAGATCCAGATGGAGAGCCTTTTTTAACAAAGGTGGCTCAATTTCATCATATTGAAAAAGATTCTATCGTTTTAGGTAATGGGGCATCAGAGTTATTCAGTGTTTTAGCAAGACGCTATGCAAATAAGCGTGTACTTGTCGTGCATCCGACATTTTCTGAATACGAAAGAACATTAAAAGCAGCAGGGGCGGACGTCGTGTCGATTGTTGTCGAGGACTTTGTTCAATATACATTACCGATGGAGCTTCTTTATCAAGAAATGGTCACTGCAGATGCATTATATATTTGTACACCTAATAATCCAACAGGTGTATTACCAAAGAAAGAGGAACTACTACGCTTAATAGCTTATGGAGCGGAAGTAGATTGTGAGCTCGTTTTTGATGAAGCATTTATCGACTGGGTCAGTGAAACACATTCGTTAATTGACTATGTTGCTAATAATGCGCATGTAATTGTCGTTCGATCTATGACGAAAATGTATGCAATACCTGGATTAAGACTAGGTTATTTAATAGCGAATAAAACTATTATTTATGAGTTAAAAGCAATGCTATCTCATTGGAATCTCAATGCATTTGCGCTCGTTATTGGAGCAGGTTGTTTGGATGAACATGAATACTGTCAACAAGCAATTAATTATGCAACAAAACAAAGGGAATGGTTACAGCAGTTTTTAACAGAAAATGGATGCTTGGTGACGAATAGTGTTACGAATTATGTTTGTTTTTCATTGCCGAAAAATATGCAAGCAGATACATTTTTTAGTTATTGTTTAGCTGAAGGAGTTGTGCTGCGTCATACAAAGAACTTTATGGGGTTAAATGGGGCATGGTTCCGCATCGGAATAAAGGATGTAACGGCGATGACCTATTTACAAAACTGTTTACAAGCGTGGTTTAATGCAAATAAGGGGTGA